In Deltaproteobacteria bacterium, one genomic interval encodes:
- a CDS encoding GNAT family N-acetyltransferase: protein MTRVRRIEPGDREAIRELIAGTGAFKPFEVDVAMELVDVALTQKGQDDYHPYVLVEDDDTVVAYACFGKNSMTTGTFDLYWIATRTDRMGKGYGRAILSFVEEEVRRRGGYLLVIETSSQESYGSTRQFYDKVGCTLAAQLPDYYAIGDDKLIYLKRVR, encoded by the coding sequence GTGACGCGCGTCCGCCGCATCGAACCGGGGGACCGCGAGGCGATCCGGGAGCTCATCGCGGGGACCGGCGCGTTCAAGCCGTTCGAGGTGGACGTGGCGATGGAACTGGTGGATGTCGCCCTCACGCAGAAAGGGCAGGACGACTACCACCCGTACGTTCTGGTGGAGGACGACGATACGGTAGTCGCCTACGCCTGCTTCGGGAAGAACTCGATGACGACGGGGACCTTCGACCTGTACTGGATCGCGACGCGGACGGACCGGATGGGGAAGGGGTACGGACGCGCCATCCTGTCGTTCGTCGAGGAGGAGGTCCGGCGGCGCGGAGGGTACCTCCTGGTGATCGAGACGTCGTCGCAGGAGAGCTACGGCTCCACGCGGCAGTTCTACGACAAGGTCGGCTGCACCCTCGCCGCGCAGCTGCCCGACTACTACGCGATCGGCGACGACAAGCTCATCTACCTGAAGCGGGTGCGCTAA